From Pseudomonas putida, one genomic window encodes:
- a CDS encoding substrate-binding domain-containing protein, translated as MLRLLLLLLHLLPLTAVADPVHLRVQGSNTIGAALLPALVQGHLWAQQATAIEQRPGALANETVITAVDAHGQPLRIDIAAHGSSTGFIALGRGEADLAAASRPINDTEVRQLKALGDLRAAGAEQVIGLDGVAVIVHPDNPLPQLTTAQLAQVFSGAIGTWEQLGIAGGPIHVYARDDRSGTFETFKALVLEPHQGELAPGAQRFESGDRLADNVVADRQAIGFSSLAAVHGAKVLAIAEGNAPAMLPDRPQVASEDYPLSRRLYLYLPANAKPQAKALAEFAQSPAGQSIVAEQGFVSQQIRPLAVPAQADMPPRYRNLAQQAQRLSVNFRFQEGSASLDNKALRDVQRVADYLRQAGKLQSKAVLVGFGDPKETPGRAALLSRLRAQAVRRELARDGVEVLEVTGMGDELPVAGNELEQGRLRNRRVEVWVY; from the coding sequence ATGCTCCGTCTGTTGCTCTTGCTGCTTCACCTGCTCCCGCTGACGGCCGTGGCCGACCCCGTACACCTGCGGGTGCAAGGGTCCAACACCATCGGCGCGGCGCTGTTGCCCGCGCTGGTGCAAGGGCACCTGTGGGCGCAACAGGCAACGGCGATCGAGCAACGCCCAGGCGCGCTGGCCAACGAGACCGTGATCACCGCCGTAGACGCCCACGGCCAGCCGCTGCGCATCGACATCGCGGCGCACGGCTCGAGCACCGGCTTTATCGCGCTTGGCCGTGGCGAGGCCGATCTGGCCGCAGCGTCTCGCCCCATCAACGATACCGAGGTGCGCCAGCTCAAGGCGCTGGGCGACTTGCGTGCAGCCGGCGCCGAGCAGGTGATCGGGCTGGATGGCGTGGCAGTGATCGTCCACCCCGATAACCCCCTGCCGCAGCTCACCACTGCGCAGTTGGCTCAGGTGTTTTCCGGCGCTATCGGCACTTGGGAGCAACTGGGTATCGCGGGGGGGCCGATCCACGTGTATGCCCGCGACGATCGCTCCGGTACTTTCGAGACCTTCAAGGCGCTGGTGCTGGAGCCGCATCAAGGTGAACTGGCCCCCGGAGCACAGCGCTTCGAGTCCGGTGACAGGCTGGCCGACAACGTGGTTGCCGATCGCCAGGCCATCGGTTTCAGCAGCCTGGCAGCCGTGCACGGGGCCAAGGTGCTGGCAATTGCCGAAGGCAATGCGCCGGCCATGCTACCTGACCGCCCGCAAGTGGCCAGCGAGGACTACCCCCTCTCGCGCCGGCTGTATCTGTATCTGCCCGCCAACGCCAAACCTCAGGCCAAGGCTCTGGCGGAGTTCGCGCAAAGCCCTGCTGGCCAGTCGATCGTCGCTGAGCAGGGGTTCGTTTCACAGCAGATCCGGCCCCTTGCAGTGCCGGCGCAAGCCGACATGCCACCGCGCTACCGCAACCTGGCCCAGCAAGCGCAACGCCTGAGCGTCAACTTCCGCTTCCAGGAGGGCAGTGCCAGCCTCGACAACAAAGCCCTGCGCGATGTACAGCGGGTCGCCGACTACCTGCGCCAGGCCGGCAAGCTGCAAAGCAAGGCGGTGCTGGTCGGCTTTGGCGACCCCAAGGAAACACCAGGCCGCGCCGCCCTGCTCTCGCGCCTGCGAGCACAGGCGGTACGCCGTGAACTGGCGCGCGATGGTGTGGAAGTGCTGGAGGTCACCGGCATGGGCGACGAGCTGCCGGTCGCGGGTAACGAGCTGGAACAGGGGCGCTTGCGTAACCGCCGGGTGGAGGTTTGGGTGTACTGA
- the nhaA gene encoding Na+/H+ antiporter NhaA produces the protein MQKHAMPRAQQLAQRAFANFERFLHIEAVSGVVLLIAAVAALIWANSPAAESYDALWHTPISFGLGSLVYSQSLHFWINDGLMTIFFLVVGMEIRREIHEGALSSLRQATLPMAAAVGGVVVPALIYLAFNHSPPAQEGWAVPTATDIAFAVGVLALLGKSIPSNVRVFLLALAIIDDIIAVLIIAFFYSGGLDYSGFGVAGIGLLLVLGLQKIGVGTAYAYVIPGFITWLGMLMTGAHPTLAGVVLGLMTPVRAMPLGERPLEAVTRFTDDLLGRAKAPEIDDSELMNPLKNLRVAQRELVAPVLRVQGHLHPWVAFAIMPLFALANAGVGLSGVDLSADGPHWVMTGVAVALVLGKPLGIVTISWLMVRLGWCALPAGVTWHGITLIGLLAGIGFTMSIFIANLAFSDPGVLGAAKLGVLSGSVIAAVIGVTWGVWSLRKAAKAAPAQVG, from the coding sequence ATGCAAAAACATGCAATGCCCCGTGCCCAGCAGCTTGCCCAGCGTGCATTCGCCAACTTCGAGCGCTTTCTGCACATCGAGGCCGTGAGCGGTGTCGTACTGTTGATCGCCGCGGTTGCAGCACTCATCTGGGCGAATTCGCCCGCTGCCGAAAGCTACGACGCCCTCTGGCACACGCCGATAAGCTTCGGCCTCGGCTCCCTGGTCTATTCCCAGTCACTGCACTTCTGGATCAACGACGGCCTGATGACCATCTTCTTCCTGGTCGTGGGTATGGAAATCCGTCGCGAAATCCATGAAGGCGCGCTGTCCAGCCTGCGCCAGGCCACGTTGCCGATGGCGGCAGCAGTCGGCGGTGTGGTGGTACCCGCACTCATTTACCTGGCGTTCAATCATTCGCCACCCGCGCAAGAGGGCTGGGCTGTGCCCACCGCCACCGACATTGCCTTTGCGGTGGGTGTACTGGCGCTGCTGGGCAAGTCGATTCCTTCCAATGTGCGGGTGTTCCTGCTCGCCCTGGCGATCATCGACGACATCATCGCCGTGCTGATCATTGCCTTCTTCTATTCCGGTGGCCTGGATTACAGTGGCTTCGGCGTCGCTGGCATCGGCCTGCTGCTGGTGCTCGGCCTGCAGAAGATCGGTGTCGGTACGGCCTATGCCTACGTCATCCCCGGGTTCATCACCTGGCTGGGTATGTTGATGACCGGTGCCCACCCCACCTTGGCGGGCGTGGTGCTCGGCCTGATGACACCGGTCAGGGCGATGCCCTTGGGCGAGCGCCCGCTGGAGGCCGTTACCCGCTTCACCGACGACCTGCTAGGGCGCGCCAAGGCACCGGAGATCGATGACAGCGAGTTGATGAACCCGTTGAAGAACCTGCGTGTGGCGCAGCGGGAGCTGGTTGCTCCTGTGCTGCGCGTGCAAGGCCATCTGCACCCTTGGGTGGCTTTCGCGATCATGCCGCTGTTCGCCCTGGCCAACGCCGGTGTCGGGCTGTCTGGTGTCGACCTGTCTGCCGATGGCCCTCACTGGGTGATGACAGGCGTCGCTGTGGCGCTGGTGCTGGGCAAGCCGTTGGGTATCGTGACGATCAGTTGGCTGATGGTCCGTTTGGGCTGGTGTGCGCTGCCGGCGGGCGTTACCTGGCACGGCATCACGCTGATCGGGCTGTTGGCGGGCATCGGCTTTACCATGTCGATCTTCATTGCCAACCTGGCGTTCTCTGACCCTGGCGTTCTGGGCGCGGCGAAGCTTGGCGTGCTGTCCGGCTCGGTCATCGCGGCTGTGATCGGCGTGACCTGGGGTGTATGGAGCCTGCGCAAGGCAGCCAAGGCCGCACCCGCCCAAGTTGGCTGA
- a CDS encoding cysteine desulfurase family protein, translating into MPSAPLYFDYAATTPVDDRVIETMLTCLGRQVNFGNPASSGHAYGQRAREAVEQARQQVAKRVGASAEELVWTSGATESNNLALKGIAQGIGQPGHLITSALEHKAVLDTVSELERQGWAVTRLAPDAAGLIQPYDVQAALREDTRLVSLMAVNNELGTVTDFSAIGERVRAHGALLHVDAAQAVGKLAIELRAMAVDLMSFSAHKVYGPKGIGALYVGPRARAWMRAQIHGGGHELGLRSGTLPTHQIVGMGSAFALAGQPGDSEHQRIEQLARRLREGLLAVPGVRLNGCARQRVAHTLNLCIEAPSFNSLALASELALSSTSACNSASHAPSHVLLALGLDEAQARKSVRLSIGRFTSEAEVDKAIEVFERSVAGASLALW; encoded by the coding sequence ATGCCCAGCGCCCCACTCTATTTCGACTACGCCGCCACCACACCGGTAGACGACCGCGTCATTGAAACCATGCTCACCTGCCTCGGCCGCCAGGTGAACTTCGGCAACCCCGCCTCCTCGGGTCACGCCTACGGCCAGCGGGCTCGCGAGGCCGTGGAGCAGGCTCGCCAGCAAGTGGCCAAGCGTGTCGGGGCGAGCGCTGAAGAGCTGGTATGGACATCGGGCGCCACCGAGTCCAACAATCTTGCGCTCAAAGGCATCGCGCAGGGCATTGGCCAGCCAGGCCACCTGATCACCAGTGCACTCGAGCACAAGGCCGTACTCGATACCGTCAGCGAACTGGAGCGCCAGGGCTGGGCAGTCACCCGCCTGGCCCCGGACGCTGCCGGCCTGATTCAGCCCTACGACGTACAGGCGGCCCTGCGCGAGGATACCCGCCTGGTCTCGCTGATGGCAGTCAACAACGAACTGGGCACCGTCACCGATTTCTCTGCCATTGGCGAGCGCGTGCGTGCCCATGGCGCCCTGCTGCACGTGGATGCGGCCCAGGCGGTGGGCAAGCTGGCCATCGAGTTGCGGGCGATGGCGGTAGACCTGATGTCGTTTTCTGCCCATAAGGTCTATGGGCCAAAAGGGATTGGCGCGCTGTATGTCGGCCCTCGCGCACGCGCCTGGATGCGGGCCCAGATCCACGGGGGTGGCCATGAGCTTGGCCTGCGCTCAGGCACCCTGCCTACCCATCAGATCGTTGGCATGGGCAGCGCCTTCGCCCTGGCCGGCCAGCCTGGCGACAGCGAGCATCAGCGCATCGAGCAGCTCGCCCGGCGGCTGCGCGAAGGGCTGCTGGCCGTGCCTGGGGTCCGCCTCAACGGCTGCGCCCGCCAGCGCGTAGCGCATACCCTGAACCTCTGTATCGAAGCCCCGAGCTTCAACAGCCTGGCGCTGGCCAGTGAGCTGGCGCTATCGAGCACCTCGGCGTGCAACTCGGCGAGTCACGCGCCGTCGCATGTACTGCTGGCGCTGGGGCTGGATGAGGCGCAGGCGCGCAAAAGCGTGCGCTTGAGCATCGGGCGGTTTACCAGCGAAGCGGAGGTGGACAAAGCGATCGAGGTGTTCGAACGCTCAGTTGCGGGCGCTTCGCTGGCCTTGTGGTGA
- the mrdA gene encoding penicillin-binding protein 2, with translation MPQPIPLKDHEKEKHLVNRRLLACAALVFSLVAVLVGRLYVLQVLQHDQQSAVSENNRVHVLPIAPERGLIYDRNGVVLADNKPSFDLTMTRERAGNPAKVLDTLIQVLGLSEDERKQFDKDLRRGRKPFEPVTLMVGLTEQQIALVAVNQFRLPGLDVEPQFIREYPLAEHFAHSVGYVGRINEKEAKTLDSTEYRGTQSIGKTGIEHFYESQLHGHVGYEEVETNAQGRVMRVLNHQDPIPGKDIHLSLDAHLQLASEKALGDRRGAVVVLDPANGDVLAMVSNPGFDPNLFVKGISFKQYAALRDSIDRPLFNRVLRGLYAPGSTVKPEVAIAGLDSGVITPGSRVFDPGYYELPNYAHKYRNWNRSGDGWVDMYTAIMRSNDTYFYDLAHKLGIDRLHDYMAEFGLGQKVSLDMNEEASGLMPSAQWKRATRRQAWYPGETLILGIGQGYMQVTPLQLAQATSLLASKGVWHRPHLALTVGDETPVDPNPMPDIVLHDRHAWDQVSQGMQMVMHDPRGIARAAAAGAQYRIAGKSGTAQVVAIKQGERYNRNKTLERHRDNALFVGFAPADHPRVVVAVLIENGEAGGRVAGPVVREVMDAYLLDDQGHLKPQYAGDAAPKQVPHA, from the coding sequence ATGCCCCAACCGATCCCTCTCAAAGACCACGAAAAGGAAAAGCACCTGGTCAACCGCCGGCTCCTGGCTTGCGCTGCCCTGGTCTTCAGCCTGGTCGCCGTGCTGGTCGGCCGTCTCTACGTGCTGCAAGTACTGCAACACGACCAGCAAAGCGCGGTATCGGAAAACAACCGCGTACACGTACTGCCCATCGCCCCCGAGCGCGGGCTGATCTATGACCGCAACGGTGTGGTACTGGCCGACAACAAGCCCAGTTTCGACCTGACCATGACCCGAGAGCGCGCCGGCAACCCGGCCAAGGTGCTCGATACCCTGATCCAGGTTCTGGGTTTGAGCGAGGATGAGCGCAAGCAGTTCGACAAGGACCTGCGCCGTGGGCGCAAGCCGTTCGAACCGGTCACCCTGATGGTTGGCCTGACCGAGCAGCAGATCGCCCTGGTGGCAGTCAACCAGTTCCGCCTGCCCGGCCTGGATGTCGAACCGCAGTTCATCCGTGAATACCCGTTGGCCGAGCACTTTGCCCACTCGGTCGGGTATGTCGGGCGGATCAACGAAAAGGAAGCCAAGACCCTCGACAGCACCGAGTACCGCGGCACTCAATCGATCGGCAAGACCGGTATCGAACACTTCTATGAAAGCCAGTTGCACGGCCACGTCGGCTACGAAGAGGTCGAGACCAACGCCCAGGGCCGGGTGATGCGCGTGCTCAACCATCAGGACCCGATCCCCGGCAAAGACATCCACCTCAGCCTCGACGCGCACCTGCAACTGGCCAGCGAAAAGGCCCTGGGTGACCGCCGCGGCGCGGTGGTGGTGCTCGACCCGGCCAACGGTGACGTGCTGGCAATGGTCAGCAACCCAGGCTTCGACCCCAACCTGTTCGTCAAGGGCATCAGTTTCAAGCAATACGCCGCCCTGCGTGACTCCATCGACCGGCCGCTGTTCAACCGCGTGCTGCGCGGGCTGTATGCACCGGGCTCGACGGTCAAGCCGGAAGTGGCCATCGCCGGCCTCGACAGTGGCGTGATCACCCCCGGCAGCCGGGTGTTCGACCCGGGTTACTACGAGCTGCCCAACTACGCGCACAAGTACAGGAACTGGAACCGCAGCGGCGATGGCTGGGTGGACATGTACACCGCCATCATGCGCTCCAACGACACGTACTTCTACGACCTGGCGCACAAGCTCGGTATCGACCGCCTGCACGACTACATGGCCGAATTCGGCCTTGGCCAGAAGGTCTCGCTGGACATGAACGAAGAGGCTTCGGGGTTGATGCCGTCTGCTCAATGGAAACGCGCCACCCGCCGCCAGGCCTGGTACCCCGGCGAAACGCTGATCCTGGGCATCGGCCAGGGCTACATGCAGGTCACCCCGCTGCAGTTGGCCCAGGCCACCAGCCTTCTGGCCAGCAAGGGCGTATGGCACCGCCCACACCTGGCTTTGACCGTGGGTGACGAAACACCGGTCGACCCGAACCCGATGCCGGACATCGTGCTGCACGACCGGCACGCCTGGGACCAGGTCAGCCAGGGCATGCAGATGGTCATGCATGACCCGCGCGGCATTGCCCGCGCCGCCGCCGCTGGCGCGCAGTACCGCATCGCTGGCAAGAGCGGCACGGCGCAGGTGGTGGCGATCAAGCAAGGTGAGCGCTACAACCGCAACAAGACACTGGAGCGCCACCGTGACAATGCCCTGTTCGTCGGCTTTGCACCCGCTGACCACCCGCGCGTGGTCGTGGCGGTGTTGATCGAGAACGGTGAGGCCGGTGGCCGGGTGGCCGGCCCTGTGGTGCGCGAGGTGATGGATGCATACCTGCTGGATGACCAGGGACACCTGAAACCGCAGTATGCCGGTGATGCAGCGCCCAAGCAGGTTCCACACGCCTGA
- a CDS encoding LysR family transcriptional regulator, producing MLRITDLELFVRSSALGSFTAAAHEADLLPGQVAAAIKRLERDLDVRLFARTTRSLRLTAEGELYLPTALSVLQSLRQGRENLHGANSTLRGVLQVSAPSDLGRNILLPWLSDFRREHPELTLRLHLSDQVADLFRDPVDVAIRYGLNEEANYIALPLAPWNRRVLVASPAYLARHGRPQTLDDLQQHACLLYLQQGRIYDKWRLGNRTVQVSGPLFSDDADVVRRWAILGEGIGYKSWLDVSANVATGELQVLLPEHPGELSPVTLVCPHRKQLSPAVSQLHLWLRERFAAQQPR from the coding sequence ATGCTCCGCATCACCGACCTCGAACTGTTCGTGCGCAGCAGCGCACTGGGCAGTTTCACCGCCGCCGCCCACGAGGCCGACCTGCTGCCCGGGCAGGTCGCCGCTGCCATCAAACGCCTGGAGCGTGACCTCGACGTGCGCCTGTTCGCACGGACCACCCGCAGCCTGCGCCTGACAGCCGAGGGCGAGCTGTACCTGCCTACCGCGCTCAGCGTGCTGCAAAGCCTGCGCCAAGGCCGGGAGAACCTGCACGGCGCCAACAGCACCCTGCGTGGGGTGCTGCAGGTGTCGGCGCCCTCGGACCTTGGGCGCAATATCCTGCTGCCATGGTTGAGTGATTTCCGCCGCGAGCACCCTGAGCTGACCCTGCGCCTGCACCTGTCCGACCAGGTCGCCGACCTGTTCCGCGACCCGGTGGACGTGGCCATACGCTATGGCCTGAACGAAGAAGCCAACTACATCGCCCTGCCCCTGGCACCGTGGAATCGTCGTGTGCTGGTGGCCTCGCCGGCCTACCTGGCGCGTCACGGGCGGCCGCAGACGCTGGATGACTTGCAGCAGCATGCGTGCCTGCTTTACCTGCAACAGGGGCGTATCTACGACAAGTGGCGGCTGGGCAACCGTACCGTTCAGGTGAGTGGCCCACTGTTCAGCGACGATGCCGATGTGGTGCGGCGCTGGGCCATCCTTGGCGAGGGTATCGGCTACAAATCGTGGCTGGATGTCAGCGCCAATGTGGCAACTGGCGAGCTGCAAGTGCTGCTGCCGGAGCACCCGGGTGAACTGAGCCCGGTAACCTTGGTGTGTCCACACCGCAAGCAGCTGTCGCCTGCGGTATCGCAGTTGCATCTATGGCTGCGCGAGCGTTTCGCGGCGCAGCAGCCGCGCTGA
- a CDS encoding TerC family protein, producing the protein MTALQTFLTTPFLGTSTWLWLVFLAIVIGLLVLDLGVLHRKEREIEMRESLLLYSGYFSVGVLFGAWVWYELGAQSALEFYTGFLVEQSLSMDNVFVMAMIFGFFAIPRRYQHRVLFWGILGVVVLRAIMIGVGATLVQNFEWVLYIFGAFLLFTGVKMALSKEDSHPDLANNPVLKFVKRHMRVTDQIHGSHFFVRLTPPGESKALRYATPLFLALVLIELADLVFAVDSVPAIFAITQDPFIVYTSNIFAILGLRSLYFALSALMHRFVYLKYALALVLIFIGCKIFYHGMVGKVPALLSLGVTFGLLLGGVVVSLIKTRGEKAVVGDVQGEQLPPKQPESAKKEEDPQLRV; encoded by the coding sequence ATGACAGCTCTACAGACCTTTCTCACAACCCCATTTCTCGGCACCAGCACCTGGTTGTGGCTGGTGTTCCTGGCCATCGTCATCGGCCTGCTGGTACTCGACCTGGGTGTGCTGCACCGCAAAGAACGCGAAATCGAAATGCGCGAAAGCCTGCTGCTGTACTCGGGCTATTTCAGCGTGGGCGTGTTGTTCGGCGCGTGGGTCTGGTACGAACTGGGCGCGCAGTCGGCGCTTGAGTTCTACACCGGCTTTTTGGTCGAACAGTCCTTGTCGATGGACAACGTGTTCGTCATGGCGATGATCTTCGGTTTCTTCGCCATCCCCCGCCGTTACCAGCATCGGGTACTGTTCTGGGGCATTCTGGGTGTGGTCGTCCTGCGCGCGATCATGATCGGCGTGGGCGCGACACTGGTGCAGAACTTTGAATGGGTGCTGTACATCTTCGGGGCATTCCTGCTGTTTACCGGGGTAAAAATGGCGCTTTCGAAAGAAGACAGCCACCCCGACCTGGCCAACAACCCGGTACTCAAATTCGTCAAGCGGCACATGCGCGTGACCGACCAGATTCATGGCTCACACTTCTTCGTGCGCCTCACCCCGCCAGGCGAGAGCAAGGCATTGCGCTATGCCACACCGCTGTTCCTCGCGCTGGTGCTGATCGAGCTGGCCGACCTGGTGTTTGCGGTCGACAGCGTGCCGGCAATCTTCGCTATCACGCAGGACCCGTTCATCGTCTACACCTCGAACATCTTTGCCATTCTGGGTTTACGCTCGCTGTACTTTGCCCTGTCGGCATTGATGCACCGCTTCGTGTACCTCAAGTACGCGCTGGCGCTGGTGCTGATCTTCATTGGCTGCAAGATCTTCTACCACGGCATGGTCGGCAAGGTGCCGGCACTGCTGTCGCTGGGCGTGACTTTCGGCTTGTTGCTCGGTGGGGTCGTGGTGTCGCTGATCAAGACCCGCGGCGAGAAAGCGGTCGTGGGCGACGTGCAAGGGGAGCAGCTCCCACCCAAGCAGCCCGAAAGCGCCAAAAAGGAAGAAGACCCGCAATTGCGGGTCTGA
- a CDS encoding LysR family transcriptional regulator: MNLSKVDLNLFIVFDAIYTEANLTRAGQIVGITQPAVSNALSRLRETFNDPLFVRTAQGMVPTPMAQNIIGPVRNALALLRTSVQESRIFNPQQANKTFRISMTDLTEAVILPPLFQRLRRLAPAVLIESFLCKRRETTKELAAGRLDFAVDAPLNTDPQVRHVKLMQDRYVCAVRQGHPLADAKLSVESYLGMTHIHISSRRNGLGYVDLALGKMGVQRKVALRSQHYLMASQVLQQTDMAMTVPERFARRHQLRYQPLPVEVPALETHLYWHESTDQDPANRWMREQIIELCQRVVAEEERSLESA, encoded by the coding sequence ATGAACCTCAGCAAGGTCGACCTGAACCTGTTCATCGTCTTCGATGCCATCTATACCGAAGCCAACCTGACCCGCGCCGGGCAGATCGTCGGCATTACCCAGCCAGCGGTTTCCAACGCGCTCTCGCGCCTTCGCGAAACCTTCAACGACCCGTTGTTCGTGCGCACCGCCCAGGGCATGGTGCCGACCCCCATGGCGCAGAACATCATCGGCCCGGTGCGCAACGCCTTGGCGCTGCTGCGCACCTCGGTGCAGGAAAGCCGCATCTTCAACCCGCAGCAGGCCAACAAGACCTTCCGCATCAGCATGACCGACCTTACCGAAGCGGTGATCCTGCCCCCGCTGTTCCAGCGCCTGCGGCGCCTGGCGCCTGCGGTGCTGATCGAGAGCTTCCTGTGCAAGCGGCGTGAAACCACCAAGGAGCTGGCTGCAGGGCGCCTGGACTTTGCCGTCGACGCGCCGTTGAACACCGATCCGCAGGTGCGCCATGTCAAGCTGATGCAGGACCGCTACGTCTGCGCCGTACGCCAGGGCCACCCGCTGGCCGACGCCAAGCTCTCCGTCGAGAGCTACCTGGGCATGACCCATATCCATATCTCCAGCCGCCGAAACGGCCTGGGCTATGTCGACCTGGCGCTGGGCAAGATGGGTGTGCAACGCAAAGTCGCCCTGCGCTCGCAGCATTACCTGATGGCTTCCCAAGTGCTGCAACAGACAGACATGGCGATGACCGTGCCAGAACGGTTCGCCCGCCGCCACCAATTGCGCTACCAGCCTTTGCCGGTGGAAGTGCCTGCGCTCGAGACGCACCTGTACTGGCACGAGAGCACCGACCAGGATCCGGCCAACCGCTGGATGCGCGAGCAGATCATCGAGCTGTGCCAACGGGTAGTGGCTGAAGAAGAGCGGAGTTTGGAAAGCGCGTGA
- a CDS encoding acyl-CoA dehydrogenase, with translation MDFAYSPKVQALRERVTAFMDAHVYPAEPVFERQVAEGDRWQPTAIMEELKAKARAEGLWNLFLPESQYGAGLSNLEYAPLAEIMGRSLLGPEPFNCSAPDTGNMEVLVRYGSEAQKQQWLEPLLRGEIRSAFAMTEPDVASSDATNMAATAVRDGDQWVINGRKWWTSGACDPRCKVMIFMGLSNPDGPRHQQHSMVLVPTDAPGVKIVRPLPVFGYDDAPHGHAEVLFENVRVPYENVILGEGRGFEIAQGRLGPGRIHHCMRSVGMAERALELMCRRSVERTAFGRPLARLGGNVDKIADSRMEIDMARLLTLKAAYMMDTVGNKVARSEIAQIKVVAPNVALKVIDRAIQLHGGAGVSGDFPLAYMYAMQRTLRLADGPDEVHRAAIGKYEIGKYVPVEMLRSGR, from the coding sequence ATGGATTTCGCCTATTCACCCAAGGTCCAGGCTCTGCGCGAGCGCGTCACCGCGTTCATGGATGCCCATGTCTATCCCGCCGAGCCAGTGTTCGAGCGCCAGGTCGCAGAAGGTGACCGCTGGCAACCTACCGCAATCATGGAGGAGCTCAAGGCCAAGGCCCGCGCCGAGGGCTTGTGGAACCTGTTCTTGCCGGAGTCGCAGTACGGTGCCGGCCTGAGCAACCTGGAGTACGCGCCCCTGGCCGAGATCATGGGCCGCTCGCTGCTGGGGCCGGAGCCCTTCAACTGTTCGGCGCCGGACACGGGCAACATGGAAGTGCTGGTGCGCTATGGCAGCGAGGCACAGAAGCAGCAGTGGCTTGAGCCGCTGCTGCGGGGCGAGATTCGCTCGGCATTTGCCATGACCGAACCTGACGTAGCCTCCTCGGACGCCACCAACATGGCCGCCACTGCCGTGCGTGACGGTGATCAGTGGGTGATCAATGGCCGCAAGTGGTGGACCTCCGGGGCCTGCGACCCGCGTTGCAAGGTGATGATCTTCATGGGCCTGTCCAACCCTGACGGGCCGCGCCACCAGCAGCACTCGATGGTGCTGGTGCCGACTGACGCACCGGGGGTGAAGATCGTTCGGCCGTTGCCTGTGTTCGGTTACGACGACGCCCCCCATGGCCACGCCGAGGTGCTGTTCGAAAACGTGCGTGTGCCCTACGAAAACGTGATCCTTGGTGAGGGTCGCGGCTTTGAGATCGCTCAGGGGCGCCTGGGCCCAGGCCGTATTCACCACTGCATGCGCTCGGTCGGCATGGCCGAACGAGCGCTGGAGTTGATGTGCCGGCGCTCGGTCGAGCGCACGGCGTTCGGCCGGCCGCTGGCACGGCTGGGCGGCAATGTCGACAAGATCGCTGATTCACGCATGGAAATCGACATGGCGCGGCTGCTGACCCTGAAGGCGGCATACATGATGGACACGGTCGGCAACAAGGTGGCGCGCAGTGAGATCGCACAGATCAAGGTGGTGGCGCCGAATGTCGCATTGAAGGTGATCGACCGCGCCATTCAGCTCCATGGTGGTGCAGGGGTGAGTGGGGATTTCCCGCTGGCATACATGTACGCGATGCAGCGTACCTTGCGCCTGGCTGACGGGCCGGATGAGGTGCACCGGGCGGCGATCGGCAAGTACGAGATCGGCAAATATGTGCCGGTTGAAATGTTGCGTAGCGGGCGGTGA
- the nfsB gene encoding oxygen-insensitive NAD(P)H nitroreductase, which produces MDTVSLAKGRYTTKAYDAARKIPQATIDALLEQLRHSPSSVNSQPWHFIVADSAEGKTRLAKSTLDGFAYNTPKILDASHVIVFCTRTDMTEAHLDAVLDQEAADGRFRDDQARAGQNQSRRHYVNLHRYDQKDLQHWMEKQTYLALGTALLGAAAHGLDATPIEGFDSKIMDAELGLREQGYTSVVVLSLGYRSESDFNAGLNKSRLPASKVFTFL; this is translated from the coding sequence ATGGATACCGTTTCTCTGGCCAAGGGCCGCTACACCACCAAGGCCTACGATGCCGCGCGCAAGATCCCTCAGGCCACCATCGACGCCTTGCTCGAGCAGCTGCGCCACAGCCCATCCTCGGTCAACTCGCAGCCATGGCACTTCATCGTGGCCGACAGCGCAGAGGGCAAGACACGCCTGGCCAAGAGCACCCTGGACGGTTTTGCCTACAACACGCCGAAGATCCTTGATGCGTCCCATGTGATCGTGTTCTGTACCCGCACCGACATGACCGAAGCACACCTGGACGCGGTGCTCGACCAGGAAGCGGCCGACGGACGTTTTCGCGATGATCAGGCCCGTGCCGGCCAGAACCAGAGCCGTCGCCATTATGTGAACCTGCACCGCTACGACCAGAAAGACCTGCAGCACTGGATGGAGAAGCAGACTTACCTGGCCCTGGGCACTGCATTGCTCGGCGCTGCCGCCCATGGGCTGGACGCAACGCCGATCGAAGGTTTCGACAGCAAGATCATGGATGCCGAACTGGGCCTGCGTGAGCAGGGGTACACCAGTGTGGTGGTGCTGAGCCTGGGTTACCGTAGCGAGTCGGACTTCAATGCCGGGCTGAACAAATCGCGCCTGCCGGCTTCGAAGGTCTTCACCTTCCTCTGA